The Nitrospirota bacterium genome has a window encoding:
- a CDS encoding AbrB/MazE/SpoVT family DNA-binding domain-containing protein — protein sequence MQSVKVLPKGQITLPKKIRKSLDIKEGDTLIVEKTDGEIVLKKGKTIFDYIGALPDLGISIEDMREKAIEEVAKERA from the coding sequence ATGCAGTCGGTAAAGGTATTGCCTAAAGGACAGATAACCCTTCCTAAAAAGATAAGAAAAAGTCTGGATATAAAGGAAGGAGATACCTTGATCGTTGAAAAGACCGATGGTGAGATAGTCTTAAAGAAAGGGAAGACTATTTTCGACTATATAGGCGCTTTACCTGATCTCGGTATAAGCATCGAAGATATGAGAGAAAAGGCCATCGAGGAGGTTGCAAAAGAGCGTGCTTAA
- a CDS encoding PIN domain-containing protein: protein MLKAFIDTSVILRLLVKDDDNKRKAAEKLLKEAKNEGITLYLLPVAIMEIVFVLEKIYKLNRKTIREMAEAILNTPELRIEMGDVFKKALETYELKNIKFADAVMGYWGLERGFSTVYTYDEKDFKRIEGLKVRMP, encoded by the coding sequence GTGCTTAAAGCATTTATAGATACCAGTGTAATACTCAGGCTGTTGGTTAAAGACGATGATAATAAGAGGAAGGCTGCTGAAAAACTGCTTAAAGAAGCAAAAAATGAAGGGATAACCTTATATCTTTTACCGGTCGCAATTATGGAAATAGTTTTTGTCCTTGAAAAGATTTACAAACTCAACAGAAAGACGATCAGAGAAATGGCGGAGGCAATTTTGAATACCCCTGAATTAAGAATCGAGATGGGAGATGTGTTCAAAAAAGCCCTCGAAACCTACGAACTCAAAAATATTAAATTTGCCGATGCGGTGATGGGATATTGGGGATTAGAAAGGGGCTTCTCAACAGTCTATACTTACGACGAAAAGGATTTTAAAAGGATAGAGGGGCTTAAGGTCAGGATGCCGTAG